The Plasmodium chabaudi chabaudi strain AS genome assembly, chromosome: 14 genome contains the following window.
TTCATTCATATTTGTAGCTTGATATTTAGTTTCtctttttctattattaatatatatgtatatatagttcTCTCCCCTAAGGCGCCTATTTATTGGCAGTCAAAATGAATAGGGGGGAAATTACTAAACATaccatattaataaatcataTCAGTACAAATAGGGATGTgataaattacaaaaattgatgaatatgaatataaggAAAAATTTCCTTCCCTTAGCCATTCCCATTAATATTGTTTCGTATTACTCGCCACTTTCGAATTAActgattattattttttttttttttgattttacaAGAATTTGGTGGGTCCAAAACTTGTACTTATATCCATATACGCACATATATAGTGAGTAAAAGATATCAAATGTTTAGTTGCGAGTATATACCCGCATCATTTCGTCAAATAGTATACAAAATCGAAACGAGCTAATCACTCGACCGTGCAcatatcatatatacatacatataggATCCCATTGTAgcagtaaaaatataaacacaAATCACAGCATAGCGAACAAAATGAGAAGAGGCGGAAGCGATAAACGGTTTATAAGAAGAACCTTTAATAGGCCCTACTACTATAAGAAAAGTGGGAAAGCCGAAGAATGGAATAGTACTagtagtaaaaaaataaaaaatcctagtaataatagcagtaatataaatactaaAGCAGAAGGTGATGAAGTAGATTTTGATGATGATGAAGGAGAGGAAGATGGGGAACAAACTAATGCAACTGAAATAAATGATCATCCTCCTGAAAATactaaaaatacaaaaagaaatgatACATCGagtagtaataataaaatagcaaaaaaaaaaagtattgcaaatgaaaaagatgcACAAACAAGTACCggagaaaataataataatgtaattTGTCCTTTATGTGTTGAGCAACTTGATGAAACTGATcgaaatttttttccatgTGATTGTGGGTAtcaaatatgtttatgGTGCTTGTATTATATACGAGATCATATGAGTAATAAGTGCCCTGCATGTAGAAGAAGctatgatgaaaaaaattttatatataatagagAAACccatgaaaaattattgaaaaaaacgaaaaatcaacataaaaataaaggtgAAAATAATACCAATACTGCTACTACTACTACTAACAACAACACCAGCAATAGTAACAACAATAGTGGTAGTGGAGCATCAAGCACATCAATATTCACcaaaaatgatttatataaaaattcaaatatttataatatacatgaATATGATGGTATATTAGAAGTAATTAAAGATATAAGAGTAGTTCAAAGAAATTTAGTTTTTGTTATTGGAATTACAGAAaattatgcaaaaaaaaatatattaaaaaaaaatgaacattttggaaaatatgggcaaatatcaaatataattattaacaaGTCACAAGCATTTAATCCGCAATATAATGGTCCATCATTTAgtgcatatataacatatagtaatgaaaaagaagcTATTAAtgctatttattttattgatgGTATGACATtagataataaaacattaaaaGCCTCATTTGGAACAACAAAATATTGTTCttcctttttaaaaaattattcgtGTGTAAATGAagattgtttttatttacatgaGCTTGGTAATGTAATCGATAGTTTTTCTAAAGAAGATATACATGGCcctaaacatatatatcatgatttattatatcattattttaaaaaattaccagatggtaataaaaaaggcgATAATGTTGCTgttgtaaatttattaagtAATACAACAAAAGTGACCAAATTACCTGAACAgcaagaagaaaataaaaatatgaatgcaCCGATACAAAATGTGGCTACCTCGACACCCACTAATTATATTACTGCTGTAAATCCAGATATAGTAGGAAAAAATGATACAACTAGTGAcgtaacaaaaaataataaactaaTTACATCTCATAATGAAAATGCAATATCCACTGAATTTAAAActaaaaatttagaaaacTCTAAAGAATtcgttaataaaaataacgaagatttaaaaaataatttgaaattaaaacaaacaaatgaaaataataatgttgaAGAAAAACAACGAACAAAATGGAACTCAGAagaaaatttttcaaatgttattaaaaatatgaaagatAACCTTACACAAAATATTGAAGAAGATAAAACACATGACCAGATATCAAaaactaataaaaaaaataaaaaaacaaaaagcgAGGATGTTTTAACTACCTATTTAGAAAAAGgcgataaaaaaaacatcgAAATTTCCAATGATGGTGATAATAACAAAGTAGGGATACAATGGaaagagaaaaattatttaaattctCTTCAAAGTAATCCAACTTTGGAtgatagtaataaaaacGCTCAAAAAAATGCTAGTGAAGATGATGATCCGTATTACCGTGATGACATGTCCGAAAATTATCCTCTTATAGTGGATGCcgcaaaagaaaaaaaaaaaaaaaaaaaaaaaaaaaaaacagataaaaaaaaaaccgCTGAACAGGAACAAACAAATCAGGAAGAAAGTGCAACTAAAAAAGTAGAACAAGAAACAGatgtaaatgaaaaagaatctaaaaaaaagaaaaaaaaaggcaCAAGTACTATACCCGAACCTGAACCTGAGACTAAAGCAGatggtaataataaaattatttctaaCGCTATTCCTAATACAATTCCAAATGAAGCTATAGATAATCAAAATCGTGAACCCCCCAAAAAAACAacagaaataaaaaaggatgatgaaaatgttgaaaaaatagaaggaactgaaaaaaaacaagaagaggagaaaaagaaaagtaCAAAAAGTTCCTTTAAAATAgggaatatatttaatgttttttttgataaaagtaaaaaagatggatctaaaaaaaagaatgacAAAAAAGGTACTACTACAATTGAAAACCCTGATAAAACAAGTTCTCTAAACactgaaataaataaaaaaacaccTCCTCCCAttgaattaaatgaaaatactaTTCCTAGTCATAAGAAGGTGGAAGAACAAACTTTAAAAGAGgatgtaaaaaaagataaaaatgtgaatGAAGTAGATAAAGTAACAAAGGAGGTTGAAAATGTTGATGGTAAAACTGATAAACaaggtaaaaaaaaacaagatGATAccaaaaacaaattaaataaaaaaaaagatccacaaaaagaaataagTGAAAGTAAAGAAGATTTgtcaaaaaaaacgaaacaaaataaagaaaatacagAAGTTTTAGAAATAGGAATCGAAATCGgtaatcaaaaaaataaagagtcgtttgaaaaaagagaagatgaattatatgaaggacaaaatgatgatactttttataatcaagacaataaaaatgataaagataagaaaacaaaaaatgtaaataataaaaagaacaACGATAATATTATAGCTGAACAAATAATGCATATGgaagaaattataaaaatgaaaaataaaaatccaaaaatggaatataaacaaatagttgtagaatattttaaaaatatttataaaggTAAGGGGgataaagaaaagaaacaaaatattaatataaataaattttgtaacgctattaattattatatcactgaaaataaattacctgatatattaaaaggaatagataaagatataatacatacaagtaataatgataatttagGTAGCAGCGCAAATATAAGTAGCAATGATTTTGTTACGGTGCATCCTGAAAATAAGGATGCAAATAATTGTGTTATGACATTACAATCTAATATAGAATTGCCTAATAATGtagataaagaaaatgatcaaaaaaatgatgatgaaaacatagagaataaaaaagaaacggAAGGTgataaaatagtaaaaaaaaaaaaaacaagcaaaaaaaatattttacaaaaagaaatagaAGATGATATTATGgatattataaaagatataatgATCCATAGATTACAAGtgaaagataaaaatagtagcATGAGCAATGTTACTGCTGCTACTACTACTactagtaataataatagtagcagtaaaaataaaaagaaaaataaaaaaaaaataaaaaatgatgagaAAGCTATGATTGAACAAATGAATTTATTCAATGAATTTTATGAAGATAATGTACTTTTTAACGATTTAAAAGTTTTTGTAAAAGATTTATGCATTGCCAAAAATAaagctataaaaaatgatggtATGGATGATGatactatttatttaatacaaGGGGaagaaaaatggaaaaacaaaacaaagGACAAAGCATACAacgattatttattatatgcaaatGATGATAACCTTTTTTTGAAACCTTACAAAGGAATAatggaatatatttttaaaaaagaaataaacaCAACAACGAGTAATAATAGTTATACAAATCTTCCTGAAGAAATTCCAcacacaaataataatgaatacaCTACAGATGATAtgtttgatatatataaagaattaattctttcaaaaaatacaaatttgcACACAGctaatgatataatatttgataaaatgtttaatgAAGAAATTAATTTAGTACAACAATTATGTAAAGGAGATTATTATAGCCAAAATCAAGGAGATAAAATAGCTAgctcaaataaaaaaggagaCAACAGtcatatatacaaacttaataattatgaaaaacaaTCAAAAAATTTGCCCTTAAATTATGCCCCTAATCTTTGggtaaattttaataaatcattttatACTAATGAAATGAATGAGAAGGTTAATTTGAGTGCATAGCCACTACAAAATTTTGCACACACattgtatatacatatatctATGAAGAATTGTGTATACACATATTATGCgaattgcatatatatacatacatgtGTATGAAAATTTGTGGACAATGCAAATGCTCAtggattttttaaaacttatGAATGCTCATTGAaagtaaattaaaaaacacGCGAACCTAAGCGTGTCATAGacagaacaaaaaaaaattatgcacggttcatataattttgtttattttaccatgtttttattatttttttttttttttttaattttttcatatttttgttatatttgcaatttttaatttatttttcgaattaaaaacactaataatttttttttaaacatttttacgTCGTGCAACACTCGATGGCACTGTGTTGGATAGTGTAGCCTTAACTTAAGgtagaaaaataaagttatataataaaaggaTAAAACTAAAACATATCAAAGCATGTGACAAAATGAACAATGCATGTAGCATTTATTCGGACGTTGTGTCCGATTCTCAAATAGCGGAAAATGCtttgcaaaaaaaacaaagaatttatgaaaaaattgggGGTGAGCacttttccattttatttcacATTGAACTGAAATGCTGCacacaaatatatgtatatacatatgcaaaTTTGGCAGTTTATGTGGCGAGAAAgatttatacttttttgtaGCCACAGAAAGTCATGTAAAAATCTGCGTGCCCACTCGAAATGGACCTTAAAACAGAGGCATAATTACTGGTATGCTTGACAGGAATAAGAGCaactattttcataattttaaaatcattttgttctttatttttcataatttgtataataGTCCCATTTTTATGTTGAACTAAATTCTTTACTATAGCCCCAATATAAGATTCATGAGTTTGTATTTGAATTAGTGTTATTGGTTCAgctatacatatatttgcttttctaattatttgataatataaatcattACATGCATATTTAGCAACTGCTAATGTGCAATCATCAGGTATTTCGagttttgttattttaacTTCTGTACTAATAATACTTCCATTTGTTCGATATCCATTACCTAagcaattttttaaagtagTTATACaactatttaatatatcatcgtaaaatttttcattctttttatcccttttttttaaatcttcaatatatgtttcaacatttttatcaattacTACTGTACTTTGAAATAAATCCTCATAATTAaagtttaataaataatcatcGACTTCGTCTGATTCATCTTTTTCATCAAGTATGTTATCAGTATTGTCTAAATGGCTATCTATTGATAATTCAGATATATCTGAAATTTTAGATTCTGTTTTAGTAACTTCATTAATATTAGAATCCATGGTGatactattatttatgtctGTCTGGATCTtggaattattataatatgttgCCGAAttactttttataaaagaatatttaggaattttatttttatttttatcttcataagatgaataattaatattggTACTTGTTTTATTTGTGGATAACAAAGGTTCTGGTAAATCAtcacattttaaaatattttgaatatattttgaaacatctataaattctttttctttaatacTTAAACCAATTAATATGCTTGAAAATTtagaatttatttttatttcttttttaatagtatCTTCATAACTTcctaaaatatattctttttgtaCTATTTCAACATCATCAGTTTTAatatcaattttataatcactttttattttatctaaTGTTACttcaatatttaatataccTATAGATccaattattaatttattatttttatctgtATATGAAATTATACTATTATCTTCTAAGCATATATCATTTAGTATCTTTTTcaattctttttcttttctatAATCTTTAGGTTCTATTGAGCAAGTAcaaacaattatatttttactgattctttttttataattttttaaaaaataccataatcctttattttttatttcgctACCCAATATTCTGTACACTTCATTGAATTTGGCTAGTTCACTATTTCCTGTCCATTTATTATCACAATTATTCATAACAATATCagaaacattttttatcatctcAACTTTATTGGTGTcgttaacatttttatatttcttcccctctttcatataataattatcatcTTTCTTTAGTTTTTCTTTATCCATAGAACTCGTTAGGTCATTCATTTCATACATAATATCACAgactaatatattttcaaaccCTCTTATCATACCGATGTCATTACTATTTAATTCATTAGCCATTATATATCGGTctgcttttattttataaatactttttactaattcatatttattatttcgtaTATTACACAGTTtggaattttttaataaattccCTTTAAGAACTTTGcaaaatgtattatatccatttttttcatttactaatttgaatataaataagatagttttataaatattagttatgtcatattttttatttaatataatattgttgttttttattttattaaacacAGCTTCATTAGAAAcgttaaaattgtttttacaTTTGCCGTCACCATTGTTTATATGATGGAGTGTTATGCCTTCATTCTTTTCGCTTTTATCGTTGTGCGTTATGTAGTCTAGGAGGAGATGAACCCCATAAGAATTAAGAGCACTCCCTGAAAATATGGGGAATATATAtctcatatttatacatttaaTCAAACTGCTTTTAAgaatatcatattttatagggatattatttaaatatctATATTCAATTTGATTGTCTAAATCGCATAAAAATTCTACAAGTTCTTctcgtttttttattatataatcaattgtttcatcatttaaaaTGCTCAAAATGCTTTCAGCGTCTTGGATATTATCCGTTTCGGCTATATCTATACATGGCTCAATGAGAGAAAAATGATTATGTATGTTTTCATGGTTTCGtgcttttaaaatatttgctaatggtatatttttatatgctaGCTTTTGGCCATATTTAACTTGaggataataatataaatgcataGAAGGTAAgtctaatatatattttaattttttattttcataaattggATATGTTATAagtatactttttttacttaAACCATTTTTTAGactattaaaatt
Protein-coding sequences here:
- a CDS encoding CCR4-NOT transcription complex subunit 4, putative yields the protein MRRGGSDKRFIRRTFNRPYYYKKSGKAEEWNSTSSKKIKNPSNNSSNINTKAEGDEVDFDDDEGEEDGEQTNATEINDHPPENTKNTKRNDTSSSNNKIAKKKSIANEKDAQTSTGENNNNVICPLCVEQLDETDRNFFPCDCGYQICLWCLYYIRDHMSNKCPACRRSYDEKNFIYNRETHEKLLKKTKNQHKNKGENNTNTATTTTNNNTSNSNNNSGSGASSTSIFTKNDLYKNSNIYNIHEYDGILEVIKDIRVVQRNLVFVIGITENYAKKNILKKNEHFGKYGQISNIIINKSQAFNPQYNGPSFSAYITYSNEKEAINAIYFIDGMTLDNKTLKASFGTTKYCSSFLKNYSCVNEDCFYLHELGNVIDSFSKEDIHGPKHIYHDLLYHYFKKLPDGNKKGDNVAVVNLLSNTTKVTKLPEQQEENKNMNAPIQNVATSTPTNYITAVNPDIVGKNDTTSDVTKNNKLITSHNENAISTEFKTKNLENSKEFVNKNNEDLKNNLKLKQTNENNNVEEKQRTKWNSEENFSNVIKNMKDNLTQNIEEDKTHDQISKTNKKNKKTKSEDVLTTYLEKGDKKNIEISNDGDNNKVGIQWKEKNYLNSLQSNPTLDDSNKNAQKNASEDDDPYYRDDMSENYPLIVDAAKEKKKKKKKKKTDKKKTAEQEQTNQEESATKKVEQETDVNEKESKKKKKKGTSTIPEPEPETKADGNNKIISNAIPNTIPNEAIDNQNREPPKKTTEIKKDDENVEKIEGTEKKQEEEKKKSTKSSFKIGNIFNVFFDKSKKDGSKKKNDKKGTTTIENPDKTSSLNTEINKKTPPPIELNENTIPSHKKVEEQTLKEDVKKDKNVNEVDKVTKEVENVDGKTDKQGKKKQDDTKNKLNKKKDPQKEISESKEDLSKKTKQNKENTEVLEIGIEIGNQKNKESFEKREDELYEGQNDDTFYNQDNKNDKDKKTKNVNNKKNNDNIIAEQIMHMEEIIKMKNKNPKMEYKQIVVEYFKNIYKGKGDKEKKQNININKFCNAINYYITENKLPDILKGIDKDIIHTSNNDNLGSSANISSNDFVTVHPENKDANNCVMTLQSNIELPNNVDKENDQKNDDENIENKKETEGDKIVKKKKTSKKNILQKEIEDDIMDIIKDIMIHRLQVKDKNSSMSNVTAATTTTSNNNSSSKNKKKNKKKIKNDEKAMIEQMNLFNEFYEDNVLFNDLKVFVKDLCIAKNKAIKNDGMDDDTIYLIQGEEKWKNKTKDKAYNDYLLYANDDNLFLKPYKGIMEYIFKKEINTTTSNNSYTNLPEEIPHTNNNEYTTDDMFDIYKELILSKNTNLHTANDIIFDKMFNEEINLVQQLCKGDYYSQNQGDKIASSNKKGDNSHIYKLNNYEKQSKNLPLNYAPNLWVNFNKSFYTNEMNEKVNLSA
- a CDS encoding tetQ family GTPase, putative gives rise to the protein MLKKLLTVHNFYLKYNKRFFCHDVVNLGILAHIDAGKTTISEDILYNSNEIRVKGNINDQNTQLDFLKQERERGITIKTAYSCFKWNNVNVNLIDTPGHIDFSNETFLSLCVSDKCVIVIDAKEGLQIQTLNIFRYIKENIPIYFFLNKMDINEIDIDYNFNSLKNGLSKKSILITYPIYENKKLKYILDLPSMHLYYYPQVKYGQKLAYKNIPLANILKARNHENIHNHFSLIEPCIDIAETDNIQDAESILSILNDETIDYIIKKREELVEFLCDLDNQIEYRYLNNIPIKYDILKSSLIKCINMRYIFPIFSGSALNSYGVHLLLDYITHNDKSEKNEGITLHHINNGDGKCKNNFNVSNEAVFNKIKNNNIILNKKYDITNIYKTILFIFKLVNEKNGYNTFCKVLKGNLLKNSKLCNIRNNKYELVKSIYKIKADRYIMANELNSNDIGMIRGFENILVCDIMYEMNDLTSSMDKEKLKKDDNYYMKEGKKYKNVNDTNKVEMIKNVSDIVMNNCDNKWTGNSELAKFNEVYRILGSEIKNKGLWYFLKNYKKRISKNIIVCTCSIEPKDYRKEKELKKILNDICLEDNSIISYTDKNNKLIIGSIGILNIEVTLDKIKSDYKIDIKTDDVEIVQKEYILGSYEDTIKKEIKINSKFSSILIGLSIKEKEFIDVSKYIQNILKCDDLPEPLLSTNKTSTNINYSSYEDKNKNKIPKYSFIKSNSATYYNNSKIQTDINNSITMDSNINEVTKTESKISDISELSIDSHLDNTDNILDEKDESDEVDDYLLNFNYEDLFQSTVVIDKNVETYIEDLKKRDKKNEKFYDDILNSCITTLKNCLGNGYRTNGSIISTEVKITKLEIPDDCTLAVAKYACNDLYYQIIRKANICIAEPITLIQIQTHESYIGAIVKNLVQHKNGTIIQIMKNKEQNDFKIMKIVALIPVKHTSNYASVLRSISSGHADFYMTFCGYKKV